One region of Bubalus kerabau isolate K-KA32 ecotype Philippines breed swamp buffalo chromosome 6, PCC_UOA_SB_1v2, whole genome shotgun sequence genomic DNA includes:
- the POU3F1 gene encoding POU domain, class 3, transcription factor 1 — protein MATTAQYLPRGPGGGAGGTGPLMHPDAAAAAAAAAAAERLHAGAAYREVQKLMHHEWLGAGAGHPVGLAHPQWLPTGGGGGGDWAGGPHLEHGKAGGGGTGRADDGGGGGGFHARLVHQGAAHAGAAWAQGGTAHHLGPAMSPSPGAGGGHQPQPLGLYAQAAYPGGGGGGLAGMLAAGGGGAGPGLHHALHEDGHEAQLEPSPPPHLGAHGHAHGHAHAGGLHAAAAHLHPGAGGGGSSVGEHSDEDAPSSDDLEQFAKQFKQRRIKLGFTQADVGLALGTLYGNVFSQTTICRFEALQLSFKNMCKLKPLLNKWLEETDSSSGSPTNLDKIAAQGRKRKKRTSIEVGVKGALESHFLKCPKPSAHEITGLADSLQLEKEVVRVWFCNRRQKEKRMTPAAGAGHPPMDDVYAPGELGPGGGSASPPSAPPPPPPAALHHHHHHTLPGSVQ, from the coding sequence ATGGCCACCACCGCGCAGTACTTGCCGCGGGGCCCCGGCGGCGGAGCCGGGGGCACAGGACCACTTATGCACCCGGATGCCGcggcagcagcggcagcggcTGCGGCCGCCGAGCGGTTGCACGCGGGGGCCGCGTACCGCGAAGTGCAGAAGCTGATGCACCACGAGTGGCTGGGCGCGGGCGCGGGCCACCCAGTGGGCCTAGCGCACCCCCAGTGGTTACCCacgggaggaggcggcggcggcgactgGGCCGGCGGCCCGCACCTGGAACACGGCAAGGCGGGAGGCGGCGGCACCGGCCGAGCCGACGACGGTGGCGGAGGCGGCGGTTTCCACGCGCGCCTGGTGCACCAGGGGGCGGCCCACGCGGGCGCGGCATGGGCGCAGGGCGGCACGGCACATCACTTGGGCCCCGCCATGTCTCCGTCGCCAGGGGCCGGCGGGGGCCACCAGCCCCAACCGCTGGGGCTGTACGCGCAGGCGGCCTACcccgggggcggcggcggcggcctggCCGGGATGCTAGCGGCGGGCGGTGGCGGTGCGGGGCCGGGCCTGCACCACGCGCTGCACGAGGACGGCCACGAGGCGCAGCTGGAGCCGTCGCCTCCGCCGCACCTGGGCGCCCACGGACACGCACACGGACATGCACACGCTGGCGGCCTGCACGCGGCGGCGGCGCACCTGCACCCGGGGGCGGGCGGCGGTGGCTCGTCGGTGGGCGAGCACTCGGACGAGGACGCGCCCAGCTCGGACGACCTGGAGCAGTTCGCCAAGCAGTTCAAGCAGCGGCGCATCAAGCTGGGCTTCACGCAGGCCGACGTGGGGCTGGCGCTGGGCACACTGTACGGTAACGTGTTCTCGCAGACCACCATCTGCCGCTTCGAGGCCCTGCAGCTGAGCTTCAAGAACATGTGCAAGCTCAAGCCGCTGCTCAACAAGTGGCTGGAGGAGACCGACTCGTCCAGCGGCAGCCCCACCAACCTGGACAAGATCGCGGCGCAGGGCCGCAAGCGCAAGAAGCGCACGTCCATCGAGGTGGGGGTCAAAGGCGCGCTCGAGAGCCATTTTCTCAAGTGCCCCAAGCCCTCGGCGCACGAGATCACAGGCTTGGCCGACAGCCTGcagctggagaaggaggtggtgCGGGTCTGGTTCTGCAACCGGCGGCAGAAGGAGAAGCGCATGACCCCGGCTGCCGGCGCCGGCCACCCGCCCATGGACGACGTTTACGCCCCCGGCGAGCTGGGGCCCGGCGGGGGCAGCGCGTCGCCGCCCTCGGCGCCTCCGCCGCCCCCGCCGGCAGCtctgcaccaccaccaccaccacacactgcCGGGCTCCGTGCAGTGA